The following coding sequences lie in one Mycobacterium sp. DL440 genomic window:
- a CDS encoding heme-binding protein translates to MTSLPLPTAQKVIDAAALKAEDIGQPMNIAVVDDGGHLVAFVRMDGAIKASIDISIRKARTAVMMNLPTSALMDVCQPGGELYGLEQTSGGLVVFGGGIPLEVDGVVVGAVGVSAGSVEQDVAVATAGVTAI, encoded by the coding sequence ATGACATCCCTGCCACTGCCGACCGCGCAGAAGGTGATCGATGCCGCCGCCCTCAAGGCGGAGGACATCGGCCAGCCGATGAATATCGCCGTGGTCGATGACGGAGGTCATCTGGTGGCGTTCGTGCGCATGGACGGTGCGATCAAGGCCAGCATCGACATCTCGATCCGCAAGGCGCGCACCGCGGTGATGATGAACCTGCCCACCAGCGCCCTGATGGACGTCTGCCAGCCGGGCGGTGAGTTGTACGGCCTGGAGCAGACCTCGGGTGGTCTGGTCGTGTTCGGCGGCGGGATACCGCTGGAAGTCGACGGTGTCGTGGTGGGCGCGGTCGGGGTCAGTGCCGGCAGCGTCGAGCAGGACGTGGCGGTGGCCACCGCCGGGGTCACGGCAATTTAG
- a CDS encoding (2Fe-2S)-binding protein: MDAGKSDALAALGEFFALPAADPASWRPIASLCGDQADLHEYTMRTRAATASGFAIDEADVPVKAAASSVHLSITARLLSPAVGAAVCLGTVPVLTLDSLFWQQDSSHRPALGAAGVEWVTQSDPRRAAALIADSLIGNVLRLLNATMRRAVALPPQVMWGNIASAANGAVTVLAQSRPDAQAGGHDLIDALIAIEPLRGTSDLAGQRFRRRSCCLFYQVPGGGYCGDCVFPDGLTSS, encoded by the coding sequence ATGGACGCTGGAAAATCTGACGCGCTCGCGGCGCTGGGCGAGTTCTTTGCCCTCCCGGCGGCCGATCCCGCCAGCTGGCGACCGATCGCGTCCCTGTGCGGCGATCAGGCCGACCTGCACGAGTACACGATGCGCACCCGGGCTGCGACGGCCTCCGGCTTCGCGATCGACGAAGCCGACGTCCCGGTCAAGGCCGCGGCGTCCTCGGTGCACCTGTCGATCACCGCGCGACTGCTGTCCCCTGCCGTCGGCGCCGCGGTTTGCCTGGGCACTGTGCCGGTGCTGACCCTGGATTCGTTGTTCTGGCAACAGGATTCATCCCACCGGCCGGCCCTCGGAGCGGCCGGCGTCGAGTGGGTGACGCAATCCGATCCGCGGCGAGCCGCTGCCCTCATCGCCGACTCGCTGATCGGAAACGTCTTGCGCCTGCTGAACGCAACGATGCGGCGGGCGGTCGCCCTCCCACCACAGGTGATGTGGGGCAACATCGCCTCAGCGGCCAACGGCGCGGTCACCGTGCTGGCGCAGTCCCGTCCCGACGCACAGGCGGGCGGCCACGACCTGATCGACGCGCTGATCGCCATCGAACCGCTGCGCGGAACCTCGGACCTTGCCGGACAACGGTTCCGGCGCCGCAGTTGCTGCCTGTTCTACCAAGTTCCCGGTGGCGGCTACTGCGGTGACTGTGTTTTTCCGGACGGTCTCACCAGCTCATAG
- a CDS encoding diol dehydratase small subunit, translating into MTEPILDPSADYPLSVHRPDLLFTPNGTPIGGITMDAVMSGEVAASDLRITPQTLRLQAQIAEKVGRRQLGSNLRRAAEMTAISDERVLQIYNALRPNASTKAELDSIADELDTKYGAALLAGLVREAADVYERRDILATSE; encoded by the coding sequence ATGACGGAACCGATCCTCGACCCTTCGGCCGATTACCCGCTGAGCGTCCATCGCCCGGATCTGCTGTTCACCCCCAACGGCACACCGATCGGCGGGATCACCATGGACGCGGTGATGTCTGGTGAGGTCGCCGCCTCCGATCTGCGCATCACCCCGCAGACACTGCGGCTGCAGGCGCAGATCGCCGAAAAGGTGGGGCGCCGCCAGCTCGGCTCCAATTTGCGCCGCGCCGCGGAGATGACCGCGATCAGCGACGAGCGGGTGCTGCAGATCTACAACGCGCTGCGGCCCAACGCCTCCACCAAGGCCGAGCTGGACTCGATTGCCGACGAGTTGGACACCAAGTACGGCGCGGCATTGCTGGCCGGGCTCGTCCGTGAGGCCGCCGACGTGTACGAGCGTCGCGACATCCTGGCCACCAGCGAATAG
- a CDS encoding DEAD/DEAH box helicase: MPTFAELGLPAEIVATLAGNGVESPFPIQAATLPDSLKGRDVLGRGRTGSGKTYAFLLPLVARLSTSGTRRAPNRPRALILAPTRELVTQIEASLAPLAKATGLRSVNIFGGVGANPQISALRGGVDIVIACPGRLEDHMRSGHADLSAVEVTVLDEADHMADLGFLPGVKRLLDRTPKNCQRLLFSATLDAGVDVLVKRYLHDPVVHSVDSAQSPVSAMVHHVLHVDNAARINVVADLAAAPGRTIVFSRTKHGAKNLTRQLNSRGVAAVELHGNLSQNARTRNLTAFSDGSAGVLVATDIAARGIHVDDVSLVVHADPPVEHKAYLHRSGRTARAGNEGTVVTLMHDAQVSDVRTLTKKAGVKPTITRVNGIDHPVLREIAPGDRVFGDPIRLEPAQAAPAPRRQPGKSGQPGRSGQPQRNRPNGSTRNGGGAPAARSGAGAGGGQRGGGPRRPRRGGDSGSGR; encoded by the coding sequence GTGCCTACTTTCGCCGAGCTCGGCCTGCCCGCCGAGATCGTCGCCACCCTCGCCGGAAACGGCGTGGAGTCCCCCTTCCCGATCCAGGCAGCGACCCTGCCCGATTCCCTCAAAGGCCGCGATGTGCTCGGCCGCGGCCGGACCGGGTCCGGCAAGACCTACGCGTTCCTGTTGCCCCTGGTGGCGCGGTTGTCGACCAGCGGCACCCGCCGGGCACCGAACCGGCCCCGCGCGCTGATCCTGGCGCCGACCCGCGAACTGGTCACCCAGATCGAGGCCTCGCTGGCCCCGCTGGCCAAGGCCACCGGCCTGCGGTCGGTCAACATCTTCGGTGGCGTGGGCGCCAACCCGCAGATCTCCGCGCTCAGGGGGGGCGTGGACATCGTGATCGCCTGCCCCGGCCGGCTCGAAGACCACATGCGGTCCGGCCACGCCGACCTGTCCGCGGTCGAGGTCACCGTGCTCGACGAGGCCGACCACATGGCCGACCTCGGCTTCCTGCCCGGCGTGAAGCGCCTGCTGGACCGCACCCCGAAAAACTGCCAGCGCCTGCTGTTCTCGGCCACGCTCGACGCCGGGGTGGATGTGCTGGTCAAGCGCTACCTGCACGACCCGGTGGTGCACAGCGTCGACTCGGCACAGTCACCGGTGAGCGCGATGGTGCACCACGTGCTGCACGTCGACAACGCCGCCCGGATCAACGTGGTGGCCGACCTGGCCGCTGCGCCGGGACGCACGATCGTCTTCTCCCGCACCAAGCACGGCGCGAAAAACCTGACTCGCCAACTCAATTCGCGCGGCGTAGCGGCAGTTGAGCTGCACGGCAACCTGTCCCAGAACGCCCGCACCCGCAACCTGACGGCATTCTCCGACGGGTCGGCCGGGGTGCTGGTCGCCACCGACATTGCCGCCCGCGGCATCCACGTCGACGATGTCAGCCTCGTCGTGCACGCCGACCCGCCGGTCGAGCACAAGGCCTACCTGCACCGCTCCGGCCGTACGGCCCGCGCCGGGAACGAGGGCACCGTGGTGACGCTCATGCACGACGCGCAGGTCTCCGACGTGCGCACCCTGACCAAAAAGGCCGGGGTCAAGCCGACGATCACCCGCGTGAACGGCATCGACCATCCGGTGCTTCGTGAGATCGCCCCCGGGGACCGGGTTTTCGGTGATCCGATCCGTCTCGAGCCGGCCCAGGCCGCTCCGGCACCGCGACGCCAGCCGGGCAAGTCCGGCCAGCCCGGTAGGTCCGGACAGCCGCAGCGCAACCGCCCCAACGGGTCCACCCGCAACGGCGGCGGTGCGCCCGCAGCCCGTTCCGGTGCCGGCGCAGGCGGCGGACAGCGCGGTGGTGGCCCCCGCCGTCCCCGTCGCGGAGGCGACTCCGGCTCAGGCCGCTAG
- a CDS encoding GAF domain-containing protein, with product MSTRALPAKVRAIHDLFIGGQVDAAALDSTPVRRVIVESWQRSLATGVDPDLGTRAAAAAAALTELRNTHPLAPTLPLIRRLLVDDAVASGVLVGITAADGTLLWVEGDPGVRRKAEAMNFVPGSDWSERVAGTNAPGTALALDRELQILGSEHFSRTVHSWSCTAVPVHDPATGVLLGAIDLTGGSAVATPQTLALVRATAVAVENQLALLRFTQPAASAVAEGARLTVLGADRPRWQAPDAAGRPQSSALTGRHADILALLIRHPEGLSADHLAMLLDDKDLDVVTVRAEVSRLRRVIGSTYIESRPYRLLAPVASDMGDVFDALQAGNVSAALGAYSGALLPQSVSPAIARLRTELRASLREAVLTGGELGLLRRWLALPDGRDDRQGWRVLHDHAQADPVARAQARGHLAGIDVELG from the coding sequence ATGTCGACCCGGGCACTGCCCGCGAAGGTGCGCGCTATCCATGACCTGTTCATCGGGGGCCAGGTAGACGCCGCTGCCCTCGATTCCACCCCGGTGCGCCGCGTCATCGTGGAGAGCTGGCAGCGCAGCCTGGCCACGGGTGTGGACCCTGATCTGGGCACCCGGGCGGCGGCGGCCGCGGCGGCGCTGACCGAGCTGCGCAACACCCATCCGCTGGCGCCCACGCTGCCGCTGATCCGTCGACTCCTGGTCGACGATGCCGTCGCTTCCGGAGTGCTGGTGGGCATCACCGCGGCCGACGGCACCCTGCTGTGGGTCGAAGGTGACCCCGGCGTGCGCCGCAAGGCCGAGGCGATGAACTTCGTGCCCGGGTCGGATTGGAGCGAACGGGTGGCCGGGACGAACGCGCCCGGAACCGCGCTGGCCTTGGACCGCGAGCTGCAGATCCTGGGGTCCGAGCACTTCTCCCGCACCGTGCACTCCTGGAGTTGCACCGCTGTGCCCGTGCACGACCCGGCCACCGGAGTGCTACTGGGCGCCATCGACCTGACCGGTGGGTCCGCGGTCGCGACGCCGCAGACATTGGCGCTGGTCAGGGCCACCGCCGTCGCCGTCGAGAACCAGCTGGCCCTGCTGCGGTTCACCCAACCCGCCGCTTCGGCGGTGGCCGAGGGGGCCCGGTTGACCGTGCTGGGCGCCGACCGCCCGCGCTGGCAGGCGCCCGATGCCGCAGGCCGCCCGCAGTCCAGTGCGCTGACCGGCAGGCACGCCGACATCCTGGCCCTGCTGATCCGGCACCCCGAGGGGCTGAGCGCCGATCACCTGGCAATGCTGCTCGACGACAAGGACCTCGACGTGGTCACCGTGCGGGCCGAGGTGTCGCGGCTGCGCCGGGTGATCGGCAGCACTTACATCGAGTCGCGGCCCTACCGCCTGTTGGCGCCGGTCGCCAGCGATATGGGTGACGTGTTCGACGCACTGCAGGCCGGGAATGTCTCGGCCGCCCTGGGCGCGTATTCGGGGGCGTTGTTGCCGCAGTCGGTCTCACCTGCCATCGCGCGGCTGCGCACCGAGCTGAGGGCCAGCCTGCGCGAAGCGGTGCTGACCGGGGGTGAGTTGGGCCTGTTGCGGCGGTGGTTGGCACTGCCCGACGGCCGTGACGATCGGCAGGGTTGGCGGGTGTTGCACGACCACGCCCAGGCCGACCCGGTGGCCCGAGCGCAGGCCCGTGGTCATCTGGCCGGGATCGACGTCGAACTGGGCTGA
- a CDS encoding propanediol/glycerol family dehydratase medium subunit — protein MSAVNGQRTLTFTGERPAEPGKRSDEVVLAISPAFADFFSQTIVGVSHAEVIRQILAGIEEQEVVARCIRIRHSSDLAVVAHTAARLSGSGIGIGILSRGTSMIHQRDLPRLSSLELFPQSPLMTLETYRRIGSNAAQYAKGESPEPVPTLNDQMARPRWQAKAALLHLKETEQIRKQDRPVEVTPAFAELTPEALGT, from the coding sequence ATGTCGGCAGTGAATGGTCAGCGGACACTGACGTTCACCGGCGAGCGGCCGGCAGAACCCGGGAAGCGCTCCGATGAAGTGGTGCTGGCGATATCGCCGGCGTTCGCGGACTTCTTCAGCCAGACCATCGTCGGCGTGTCCCATGCCGAGGTGATCCGCCAGATCCTGGCCGGTATCGAGGAGCAGGAGGTGGTTGCCCGCTGCATTCGGATCCGGCACAGCAGTGACCTCGCCGTGGTCGCGCACACAGCGGCCAGGCTCAGCGGGTCGGGCATCGGCATCGGCATCCTGTCCCGCGGCACTTCGATGATCCATCAGCGTGACCTGCCGAGGTTGTCCAGTCTTGAGCTGTTCCCGCAGAGCCCGCTGATGACGTTGGAAACCTATCGTCGCATCGGGTCGAACGCCGCCCAGTACGCCAAAGGCGAGTCACCCGAACCTGTTCCGACGCTGAACGATCAGATGGCCCGGCCCCGCTGGCAGGCCAAGGCGGCGTTGTTGCATCTGAAGGAGACCGAGCAGATCCGCAAACAGGATCGCCCGGTAGAGGTGACGCCGGCGTTCGCCGAGCTGACTCCTGAGGCACTGGGCACCTGA
- the adh gene encoding aldehyde dehydrogenase, which yields MTVYARPGAEGALMSFEARYDNFIGGQWVAPAEGRYFENPTPVTGQVFCEVARSTEADVEKALDAAHAAAPAWGKTSPAERAVILNKIADRIEENLEAVALAESWDNGKPIRETLNADIPLAVDHFRYFAGVLRAQEGSLSQIDEDTVAYHFHEPLGVVGQIIPWNFPILMAVWKLAPALAAGNAVVLKPAEQTPVSVLFLMSVIGDLLPAGVINVVNGFGVECGKPLASSNRIAKIAFTGETTTGRLIMQYASQNLIPVTLELGGKSPNIFFSDVLADTDDFQDKALEGFTMFALNQGEVCTCPSRSLIQADIFDEFLELAAIRTKAVRQGDPLDTETMIGAQASNDQLEKILSYIEIGKSEGAQLITGGERVDLGGDLGGGFYVAPTIFTGNNKMRLFQEEIFGPVVAVTSFTDYDDAISIANDTLYGLGAGVWSRNGNTAYRAGRDIKAGRVWTNCYHQYPAHAAFGGYKQSGIGRENHKMMLDHYQQTKNLLVSYGNKAQGFF from the coding sequence ATGACTGTTTATGCACGTCCGGGTGCCGAAGGCGCCCTGATGTCGTTCGAGGCCCGCTACGACAACTTCATCGGTGGACAGTGGGTCGCGCCCGCCGAGGGCCGCTATTTCGAGAACCCGACGCCGGTCACGGGTCAGGTGTTCTGCGAGGTGGCCCGCTCCACCGAGGCCGACGTCGAGAAGGCCCTGGACGCCGCGCACGCGGCCGCGCCTGCGTGGGGCAAGACCTCTCCGGCCGAGCGGGCCGTCATCCTCAACAAGATCGCCGACCGCATCGAGGAGAACCTCGAGGCGGTGGCGCTGGCCGAGTCGTGGGACAACGGCAAGCCGATCCGCGAGACGCTGAACGCAGACATCCCGCTGGCGGTCGACCACTTCCGGTATTTCGCCGGTGTGCTGCGGGCCCAGGAAGGTTCGCTCTCGCAGATCGACGAGGACACTGTCGCCTACCACTTCCACGAGCCCCTCGGCGTCGTCGGCCAGATCATCCCGTGGAACTTCCCCATCCTCATGGCGGTCTGGAAGCTGGCCCCGGCACTTGCCGCGGGCAACGCGGTGGTGCTCAAACCCGCTGAGCAGACCCCGGTTTCGGTGCTCTTCTTGATGTCGGTGATCGGTGACCTGCTCCCCGCCGGTGTGATCAACGTGGTCAACGGGTTCGGTGTCGAGTGCGGCAAGCCTCTGGCCTCCAGCAACCGGATCGCCAAGATCGCCTTCACCGGTGAGACCACCACGGGCCGGCTGATCATGCAGTACGCCAGCCAGAACCTGATTCCGGTGACTCTGGAGTTGGGCGGCAAGAGCCCGAACATCTTCTTCTCCGATGTGCTGGCCGACACCGACGATTTCCAGGACAAGGCCCTGGAGGGGTTCACCATGTTCGCCCTGAACCAGGGCGAGGTGTGCACCTGCCCGTCGCGGTCGCTGATCCAGGCCGACATCTTCGACGAGTTCCTGGAGCTGGCCGCCATCCGCACCAAGGCGGTGCGTCAGGGTGACCCGCTGGACACCGAGACGATGATCGGTGCCCAGGCCTCCAACGATCAGCTGGAGAAGATCCTGTCCTACATTGAGATCGGGAAATCCGAAGGTGCCCAACTGATCACGGGTGGTGAGCGGGTCGACCTCGGTGGCGATCTGGGTGGCGGGTTCTACGTGGCGCCGACGATCTTCACCGGCAACAACAAGATGCGACTCTTCCAGGAGGAGATCTTCGGTCCCGTCGTGGCGGTCACCTCGTTCACCGATTACGACGACGCCATCTCGATCGCCAACGACACCCTCTACGGCCTGGGCGCCGGTGTGTGGAGCCGCAACGGCAACACCGCCTACCGCGCGGGCCGCGACATCAAGGCCGGCCGGGTGTGGACCAACTGCTACCACCAGTACCCCGCGCATGCGGCGTTCGGCGGCTACAAGCAGTCCGGCATCGGACGGGAGAACCACAAGATGATGCTCGACCACTACCAACAGACCAAGAACCTGTTGGTGAGCTACGGGAACAAGGCCCAGGGCTTCTTCTAG
- a CDS encoding propanediol/glycerol family dehydratase large subunit, translated as MRAVSSAAAQNSTAGQRRQSERTRVLEDRPVNLDGFVEEWPEVGMVALDSAFDPAPSVRVVDGVIVEMDGRARADFDFIDQFIADHAIDAATTEQAMAIPAVEIARMLVDPHVTREQVVEVTTALTPAKLLEVAKTMNIVEIMMGMQKMRARRTTANQAHCTSARDNPLQVACEAAEASLRGFSEVETTLGLVRYAPLVAMAQQIGSQVGCGGRLTQCALEEATELDLGMRGITAYAETISVYGTESVFVDGDDTPWSKAFLAAAYASRGIKMRFTSGTGSEVQMGNAEGRSMLYLEIRCILVAKGAGVQGLQNGSISCIGVPGAVPAGIRAVAAENLIASAVDLECASGNDQSFSHSPMRRVARLLPQLMPGTDFICSGYSATPNYDDMFAGSNVDAEDYDDFNTIQRDLQIDGGLRHVNEAEILAARHRAAKALQAVFAYLDLPAISDAEIETAVYAHGSRELIPRDVLEDLKGAQQVMDRCVTGLDLVKALESTGFSDVAENLLAVLRQRVSGDLLQTSAIMTRDLQPLSAVNDRNDYAGPGTGYRPTGARWEEMKRLRHVTSAENPELEVE; from the coding sequence ATGAGGGCAGTTTCATCCGCGGCGGCGCAGAACTCGACAGCCGGCCAGCGCAGGCAATCCGAGCGCACCAGGGTCCTGGAGGACCGGCCGGTCAACCTCGACGGCTTCGTCGAGGAATGGCCTGAGGTGGGCATGGTCGCGCTGGACAGTGCATTCGACCCCGCGCCCAGCGTGCGCGTCGTCGACGGGGTGATCGTCGAGATGGACGGCCGGGCCCGCGCCGATTTCGATTTCATCGACCAGTTCATCGCCGACCACGCCATCGACGCTGCGACCACCGAACAGGCCATGGCGATCCCGGCGGTCGAGATCGCCAGGATGCTGGTCGACCCGCACGTGACCCGCGAGCAGGTGGTCGAGGTGACCACGGCACTGACCCCGGCCAAGCTGCTCGAGGTCGCCAAGACCATGAACATCGTCGAGATCATGATGGGAATGCAGAAGATGCGGGCCCGTCGTACGACGGCCAACCAGGCGCACTGCACCAGCGCTCGCGACAACCCACTGCAGGTGGCCTGCGAAGCCGCCGAGGCGTCGCTGCGCGGATTCTCGGAAGTGGAAACAACTTTGGGTTTGGTGCGCTACGCCCCGCTGGTGGCGATGGCGCAGCAGATCGGCAGCCAGGTCGGCTGTGGTGGACGCCTGACCCAGTGCGCCCTCGAAGAAGCCACCGAACTCGATCTCGGCATGCGCGGTATCACCGCCTATGCCGAGACCATCTCGGTCTACGGCACGGAGTCGGTGTTCGTCGACGGCGATGACACCCCGTGGTCGAAGGCCTTCCTGGCCGCGGCGTATGCGTCGCGTGGCATCAAGATGCGGTTTACCTCGGGCACCGGTTCCGAGGTGCAGATGGGCAACGCCGAGGGCCGCTCCATGCTGTACCTGGAGATCCGGTGCATCCTGGTCGCGAAAGGCGCAGGGGTGCAAGGCCTGCAGAACGGTTCGATCTCCTGCATCGGCGTACCGGGTGCGGTACCGGCGGGCATCCGGGCGGTGGCGGCGGAAAACCTGATTGCCTCCGCGGTGGATCTGGAATGCGCTTCTGGCAACGACCAGTCGTTCTCACACTCACCGATGCGCCGGGTGGCGCGGTTGTTGCCGCAGCTGATGCCGGGCACCGATTTCATCTGCTCGGGTTACTCGGCGACACCCAACTACGACGACATGTTCGCCGGATCCAACGTTGACGCCGAGGATTACGACGACTTCAACACCATCCAGCGGGACCTGCAGATCGACGGCGGGTTGCGCCATGTCAACGAGGCCGAGATTCTCGCTGCCCGGCACCGGGCGGCCAAGGCTCTGCAGGCGGTGTTCGCATACCTTGATCTGCCCGCCATCTCCGATGCCGAGATCGAGACGGCCGTGTATGCGCACGGCAGCCGCGAGTTGATCCCGCGCGATGTCCTCGAAGACCTCAAGGGCGCACAACAGGTGATGGACCGCTGCGTGACCGGTCTTGACCTGGTGAAGGCACTTGAATCGACGGGTTTCTCCGATGTCGCCGAGAACCTGTTGGCCGTTCTGCGGCAACGGGTCTCGGGCGACTTGTTGCAGACGTCGGCGATCATGACGCGCGATCTCCAGCCATTGTCGGCGGTAAACGACCGCAATGATTACGCGGGTCCGGGCACCGGCTACCGCCCCACGGGCGCGCGCTGGGAGGAGATGAAGCGGCTACGTCACGTGACGAGCGCCGAGAACCCTGAGCTGGAGGTCGAGTGA